A window of the Maridesulfovibrio ferrireducens genome harbors these coding sequences:
- a CDS encoding MarR family winged helix-turn-helix transcriptional regulator, protein MNTKEETVRHMTRRLKRIINKHMRIEKLPIPVGETLLLSPSEVHSIQTIGNNKGININTLGQLMGITRSAASQMVGKLMKKGLIEKRSATNNKKETLAFLTDSGWEAFKIHEEFHERHLNDLLNQLDEFSDTQIATTSTILSVIEDIMNKRMAELFDI, encoded by the coding sequence ATGAATACCAAAGAAGAAACCGTTCGACACATGACCCGTAGACTAAAACGCATCATTAACAAACACATGCGTATCGAAAAACTTCCCATTCCTGTCGGTGAGACCCTTCTGCTGAGTCCGTCCGAAGTTCACTCAATTCAAACAATCGGTAATAATAAAGGAATAAATATCAACACACTGGGACAGCTTATGGGGATAACCCGAAGTGCAGCTTCCCAAATGGTTGGAAAACTAATGAAAAAAGGATTGATAGAGAAACGATCAGCAACAAATAACAAAAAAGAAACACTTGCTTTTCTTACCGATTCAGGTTGGGAAGCCTTCAAAATTCATGAAGAATTTCATGAACGCCACCTCAACGACCTTTTAAATCAACTGGATGAATTTTCAGACACGCAAATTGCTACAACATCCACGATCCTTTCCGTCATTGAAGACATCATGAATAAGCGCATGGCGGAACTTTTCGACATTTAG
- a CDS encoding class I SAM-dependent methyltransferase: MTTENLRTIWDRKAEDHATGRECRSQKRSSQLYHDSWWRYIQPLLSHIPNGRILEAGCGTGRWAEHLVPMGFDMVLSDFSPNMLVKAQDYAEEKGFIKGVSFEELDVCDLHTLESESFDMVISTGEPITLCSDPQKAISEYCRVVRRGGYVLCDAGNRYRRAYDNFRASPSEQVLQILETGEYVMNNGMKLHLLGPGELTAIFASQNMELCTLAGVTPMLCFPPDPKLEKGMENDATYQAMITMGQKYAEQPEMIALSSRLIAVARKP, translated from the coding sequence ATGACTACTGAAAATTTACGCACAATATGGGATCGGAAAGCAGAAGATCACGCCACCGGGAGAGAATGCAGATCACAAAAAAGAAGCTCTCAATTGTATCACGATAGTTGGTGGCGCTACATTCAGCCGCTATTGTCTCATATCCCCAATGGCAGGATACTGGAGGCTGGGTGCGGTACAGGACGATGGGCTGAACATTTAGTTCCCATGGGATTTGATATGGTCCTTTCGGACTTCTCTCCGAATATGCTCGTAAAAGCTCAGGATTATGCGGAGGAAAAAGGTTTTATTAAGGGAGTAAGTTTTGAGGAACTTGATGTCTGCGACTTGCACACGCTTGAAAGTGAAAGCTTTGATATGGTGATTTCGACCGGAGAACCTATTACCCTGTGCTCCGATCCGCAGAAGGCGATCAGTGAATACTGCCGAGTGGTCCGTCGGGGCGGTTATGTATTGTGTGATGCCGGTAATAGATACCGTAGAGCCTATGATAATTTTCGTGCATCTCCATCCGAACAGGTACTTCAGATCCTTGAAACAGGTGAGTATGTTATGAACAACGGAATGAAGCTTCATCTTCTTGGTCCAGGTGAATTGACGGCCATTTTCGCGTCTCAAAATATGGAATTATGTACATTGGCCGGAGTAACTCCGATGTTATGTTTTCCCCCGGATCCAAAGCTTGAGAAGGGTATGGAAAACGATGCAACGTATCAGGCAATGATTACCATGGGACAAAAATATGCCGAGCAGCCGGAAATGATCGCGTTAAGCAGTAGATTGATCGCAGTAGCTCGAAAACCGTAA
- a CDS encoding methyl-accepting chemotaxis protein, whose product MSIKGKLLLVFICILLGLFSIFGVNFYGGILIEQTRKIELLANQGTADLLQARRQEKNFILRREESYGEKTKKYSQRAGETLQKIALLQPEMAQRCSDAMQLLTKYETAMSKVVDLYKQIGLTMNDGLRWQFILNARNMEKVFKENEQDSEFVVLLLQMRRHEKNYIIRGDDKYLKRVDDIALKLRDLVNAHYLGEKAKVQLNALDGYLKTFDEYARSNKAVAEQNADLIKAARALEPVYAGIATESAAQSQHDAMFTKYLVIGIEVFVGLAILGLLLWVMFSVTEPLKRLNAFAKGVAAGNLDEEPKGSFCAELNELRKVMVGMVSNLKSLINEAKEMESGAILQAKAAEVSRDEALEQQKYVQSLVEKMGEAAVKADGVVSELINASQELQSRTEIIATGAGVQQERMAESASAMEEMNSTVLEVARNAGDSSKAACEAKEEAGDGIIVVQRAEQSMLKVAENVSILEEDMSKLGSDTDSIGHVIGVINEIADQTNLLALNAAIEAARAGDAGKGFAVVADEVRKLAEKTMQATKEVEARIVTIQDASLRNVNGVKQTLTFVDSANQEVANSVNVFQKIQAHSDDVAVRIEGIAASTQQQSIASEQIISAVIEVTQLASNSATAVNESAQAISGLTVLAEKLSVIIGDLRSEGKDASLDL is encoded by the coding sequence ATGAGTATTAAGGGGAAACTGTTATTGGTTTTTATTTGTATTTTATTAGGATTATTCAGCATTTTTGGAGTGAATTTTTACGGCGGGATATTGATTGAGCAAACTAGAAAAATAGAATTACTTGCTAATCAAGGCACGGCTGACTTGCTTCAGGCTAGAAGGCAGGAGAAAAATTTTATTTTGCGTCGGGAAGAATCATATGGGGAAAAAACAAAAAAGTATTCACAACGCGCTGGAGAAACCCTTCAAAAAATAGCTTTACTGCAACCGGAAATGGCTCAGCGATGCAGCGATGCAATGCAGCTTTTAACTAAATATGAAACTGCCATGTCTAAGGTTGTTGATTTATACAAGCAGATAGGCTTGACGATGAATGATGGATTGAGATGGCAGTTTATTTTAAATGCGCGAAACATGGAAAAGGTTTTCAAGGAAAATGAACAGGATTCTGAATTCGTAGTACTTTTGTTGCAAATGCGGCGCCACGAAAAGAACTATATCATTCGAGGTGATGATAAATATTTGAAGCGTGTTGATGACATTGCGTTGAAGCTTCGTGACCTTGTTAACGCGCACTACCTTGGCGAGAAAGCAAAGGTTCAGCTTAACGCCTTAGATGGCTATTTAAAAACATTTGATGAATATGCAAGGTCAAATAAAGCTGTAGCTGAACAGAACGCTGATCTTATCAAGGCAGCTCGAGCACTTGAACCTGTCTATGCCGGTATTGCCACTGAGAGTGCTGCACAGTCGCAGCATGATGCAATGTTTACTAAATATTTAGTAATTGGAATTGAAGTTTTTGTCGGACTGGCAATTCTCGGTTTGCTGCTATGGGTAATGTTTTCTGTAACCGAACCTCTTAAGCGTTTAAATGCTTTTGCTAAGGGGGTTGCAGCAGGGAATTTAGATGAAGAGCCTAAAGGAAGCTTTTGTGCAGAGTTGAATGAATTGCGAAAAGTAATGGTTGGTATGGTCTCTAATCTTAAATCGCTTATCAATGAAGCTAAAGAGATGGAGAGTGGGGCGATTCTTCAGGCAAAGGCCGCCGAAGTCTCTCGGGATGAAGCTCTAGAACAGCAAAAGTATGTTCAGTCTCTTGTGGAGAAGATGGGAGAAGCAGCAGTTAAAGCTGATGGTGTAGTTAGTGAACTGATAAATGCTTCTCAAGAATTACAGTCCCGTACAGAAATTATTGCTACGGGAGCTGGAGTTCAGCAGGAACGCATGGCTGAATCGGCATCAGCTATGGAAGAAATGAATTCTACTGTTCTTGAGGTTGCTCGCAATGCAGGCGATTCATCAAAGGCGGCTTGTGAGGCTAAAGAAGAAGCTGGAGATGGGATCATTGTGGTGCAACGCGCTGAGCAATCAATGTTAAAGGTTGCTGAAAATGTTTCTATTCTGGAAGAGGATATGTCCAAGCTGGGATCGGATACGGATTCTATCGGGCATGTTATCGGGGTTATTAATGAAATTGCGGATCAAACTAATTTACTGGCTTTGAACGCTGCAATTGAGGCAGCCCGCGCCGGAGATGCTGGTAAGGGGTTTGCTGTCGTCGCTGATGAAGTTCGAAAACTTGCTGAGAAGACAATGCAAGCCACCAAAGAGGTTGAAGCTCGTATTGTCACTATTCAAGATGCATCGCTTCGAAATGTTAATGGAGTTAAGCAAACGTTGACTTTTGTTGATTCAGCTAATCAGGAAGTAGCTAATTCCGTGAATGTTTTCCAAAAAATTCAAGCTCATTCGGATGATGTCGCAGTACGCATAGAAGGGATTGCGGCATCAACACAGCAGCAGTCAATAGCCTCAGAGCAAATCATTAGTGCTGTTATTGAGGTTACTCAGCTTGCATCCAATTCGGCTACAGCTGTAAATGAATCAGCACAGGCTATTTCCGGGTTGACTGTTTTAGCAGAGAAATTGTCTGTGATAATTGGTGATCTTCGCAGTGAAGGAAAAGACGCCTCTTTAGATTTGTGA